The sequence AATCGCCGGCGCCGATTTCATCTGGTGGTGGCCCACTTTGTGCAGCCAGCCAGGTCATAGCAGCCCGCATTGCCTCACTTTCAAACGTCTCTTCAATGAGTTGCGCATAGCTGGTAAAGAGCCGTCGCGTGACTTCAAGCACTTTTCGTTCTGCTTTGGGCAAGTAGGGGATGCTGGAAGCTACTTTGCCAAACAGCCGGGTGACCGATGGTGGATTGAGAAAAACGTCGAAAACCGCTTCGTTCAGTGGTGTCCAGAAATCAAGAAAGCGCCGATAAGCCTCGGCATCGCGCGGACTAACGGTGGCGATGCTCTGGCAGGTACGCTCTACATCGCGGTAGAAGTAGATCGCACCACTACCATCGGGAAGCGGATAGAAGGCATACGGATCCATGTCAATGTACTCGAGACCGTAACGCTCGAGTTCGAGATCACGCACAATCGGCGTCAGATGGATCATGATATGGGCTGATGAGCCAACATCAATCTTGTAACCGGGAATGACCTCTTCGGTGCAGACGGCCCCACCCACAATGGGGCGTCGTTCGAGCACCAATACACGCTTGCCGGCTTTGGCCAGATACCCGGCACAGGTCAAACCATTGTGACCGCCACCAACGATAATCACATCGTAATCGCTAGCTCTGGGCATGGGCAACCTTTCTCGCAGTGTTCACAAATCTATCCATGATCAGTATACATCCATCTTGCTGGAGGTCTGGTCGAGATATTGCAACTCAATCTCAAGCGCCGCCAGTCTACCGCGCTACCCGATAGATAACGACTTCATCTTGGGCAAATACGATATTTCCGACCTGCGCCAGGATTGCCAGACTTTCGGTTGGATATCGTTCACGCTCTAATCCGCCAACGTAAATGTAATCGATGTCGTACTGTTCGATCAACGAGCGAATTCGGTTGAGATCACCACTTCGATAGATGGTATCAACAGCGATGCAACGCGGCCCTAGCTCGGCGAGCGCCTTGGGGTCGCCGCCACGCCATTGCATCTCGTGGCCTACCCATCCCAGTACTGTGGGGTAGCCACTTGCTGCGGCTACCCCACCAAAACCCTGCCAGTTGTACGAACCACCACAACGCGGCGCCTCACGTCCTGCTGCGACTGCTGCTTCGTTTTCCACCGCTACCGCTTCGAGGACGACACTGCCTGCCGGTGCGTGACGACGCAACCAGGCAATTGCCGCCGCTCCTGCTGCCGTTTGTTCACGAGGGGTATAACCGTTTAGCCCGATCAGTGGCCCTTGCGCTATATCGCGCACGACAAGCCATGGATAGATAAATGCACCGGTCAGTAGCAGCAGTGTACCAGCACTGACTAGGCTAGCGACAAGGCGACGCCAACCATTCGCCTGCATCCAAACCCACCAGAGCGCGACCGGTGCCAGGATACTCCAGAGCAGCCAGACCTGATAGTAGAACTTGAAAACGGTATTCATCCGGGCCGATAAGCCCTCAAAGACATCACGGATGTAGATGATTTCAACAGCCAATAGAATGATACTGCCGAGAGCTGTGACCAGCATACCAAAACGAAATCCGCTGTCAGATGCGGTAAGCGCACGCCACCCGGTGTACGCTGCCAGACCACTAAGTGCGAGCAGTGGAAAGCCGACCAGGAGACCACCGATCAAGAGTATCAGTGGCAACCAGCGTAACCAGCGGGGTGTTGCTGCCTCAGACTCGGTGACGTTTGCCACACCGGATGGGTAGAGGTAACTACCAGCAATAATCGGCAGGGCCATCAGGCCAAAGATAATGACGAAAGTGTGCCAGCCGCTCCGCTCACCAAGGTAAATGCCGATAATGCTGGTTAGCCGTCCAAGCAGAGGTATATCGAGCCAGGGAGTTGCACTGCCAACCGGCGCTCGAAAGGTGAGGTGAAAAGGGAGAAACATGACAGCAGCGATGAGGATGCTGATAACAACCTCGCGGAGCCATTGCCACCACCGAAATACCGCATGTGATTGCCAGTATACAAGCGCCAGACTTCCCCAGTAGAGCAGGAGGTAGGTTGGTAATTCCCAACTGTTTATCGCATACAGACTTCCCAGGATGATCCCGTGTAAGATGCGGATGAACCAGTCGGTACGCCGGTTGCCAGTGTTGGTCGGTGCATGGCCAGAACCTGCCAGCGTACTAACCGCCAGTGCCAGACCGATTGCCAGAGTTGCGAAAGGCAATGCCATCACATGTGGATGCATGTCGCCAAGCCGCAGGCTAAAGAAGGGGAACTCGGTAATCGTATAGCGGCGCTCACGCCGTGGCGGTTCACCAGCAATGGTGTAGCTATCCCACAACGAACGCGATGGCCACCACCAATTAAAGTTGTTCCATTTGTCAGATCGCCGCCAGCCCTCTACCACACCAAAATCCTGTGCGTTCGTCGGATATGGCAACACAATGACGGATTCACCCCGCAATGCCTGCCCCAATGCCGTCATCAACTGACGGTCATCAAGTACCACTGCCCGTTCGTCACCTACAATGACCTGGATTGCTCCCGATTGATTGCCGGCAACCAGGATCATGAGCGCACCCAAGATGCCGAGTGTGCTCCGGATAAAGCCGGGTGGTGGTCGTCGAAGCAGGTTCAATAGTACCTCAATGAGACCGGCAGCACCCTGTGCTGTCATTCCGGCCAACAGTGCGAGGGCCAGGTTGTACGCTGTTGCCGATGGTAAGCCACTCACCATCGCCGGAACAGCCATCAGTAGATAACCGAAATAGTAGTAGTTAATGCTGTATCCGGCCAGCCACGGGTCTTTGGGTGGAAAAAGGCTACTTCGCTGGATGGCATTGAAAAAGGCAAAATCCATCGGACGCTCGGTTCCCCACGGTGTGGGGTCGTGTGCCCGCAGCCAGACCATCCCGATGAGCGTGATGAGGAAGATCGTTTCACCGCTTATCACCGCATTGAGTGGCGGTAAGCAACGTTGTGTGTCTCGCCATAACCAGAACCAGCCGCTCACACCAATGATGAGCAGGCAGATCACAATCAGTGGTAACTCGAAGCGGCCCAAGCCGAGCATTGCCAGCAACCACGCGGTAAATCCGGTAAGCAGCAGGCCAAGTGGGCGGGCAAAGGCAAAGGCCATACCGGGAAGATGACCAAACAACCGAACAGCAGCCGGCCAGCCAACGATGGTAAAGAGTTGCGCCGTTAGCCACCAGACCAAAACCTCACCTGCCAACCCATTCACGGCTGTCCTCCGTTGAGCTGAGCCAGCATCTGTCGGGCTTCGGCAGCAAAACGTCCGTCTGGCGCCAGTTGCAGATAGCGCTGCAACGCATCTTGCGCCAGTCGCGGCTGATTACGGGCCAGAAAGAGGCGTGCCAGTTGGAAGTAGGGGTCGGGTACGTTTGGATCAGCGCTCATTGCCTGCCCAAGTGCAATCTCCGCTTTATCTAGCCATCCCCAATCAAGCAGCGCCGTTGCCAGTTTGTTGTAATTCCCGGCTGTTGGGCTGGCCTTGATTGCCGCTAGGTAGGCTTGCTCCGCTTCTTCATACCGTCCGGCATCGGCTAAAATGTCGCCCCAAAGATGATGTAGTCCGACATCGTTTGGGTTGGCTGCCGCAGCCGTCGCCAATATCTGAGCTGCCTCTGCGAGTCGCCCCTGGCGACGATAGGCATCGGCGAGGCCAAATGCCAGTGGTGCATTGGTTGGCTGCGCAGCCACTGCCGCTTCAAGTTCAGAGAGATCAATCACCGGTTCATTTGGCGGCGGCGGTGGCGGAGGCGCAACCGGTGGTGTTTCGGCGCTTAAGAAGCGATAACTATCGGGTAACGGTGGCACAGCGTAAATCGTCACTCCGTCGTGCTCGTACACTGGGCGCAGGTAGCGATCGCGCAACATGGCAAACTTGGCTAACCCGGTCGGATAGAAGGCGCGCTCCACACCACCAATATAGACATAATCAACATCATACCGGGCCAGAATCCGTAAAGCAACCTCTGGATTGGTGGTAGTAAAGAATGTTTCAACATCGCGCACTCGTCTGCCGGTTATTATCGGGTCACGCTGTTCATCGGCATGCAGAGCACTGATCACCGTTGGTAAACCGGTAGCAGCCGCAACCCGAATCCCGTAGGCCCGATAGAACCAGAGACTCGATTGCAAGACAACCGGCGTGCCGTCGATCTGCTGTTGCAGCCAGCGAATTGCGGCTGCATCACCGCGTAAATCAATCTGCACTGCGGTCGTGTTCGGTTCACACCCGCCAAAAGCGTTGCAATCGTAGGTAAACGTTGCCTGTTCCATAAAGGCCATGCCATCGAGCGTTGGTCCGGTATCAACCGCAAAACGGGTCGCAATCCGTGATGGAATAGCAACCGGTAAGTAACTCCCGGCAATCAGTGCCGGAATGGCGATAACTGCGATGCCGGCTGCCATTACGCCGGTACCGTGACGCACCATCAGGTGACGTAAGAGTCTGGGTAAGAGACCGGCGGCCGCCAGTCCTAACAACACCCAAATATGCAGGCCGAACTTAAATACGGTGTTCATGCGGTACCATTCGCTGCCATCGAGATGATCGCGGATGTACACGGTCTCGATGCCTAGTGATACCGCCCAGGCCATCCAGGCCAGGAATAACGCATACCATGCTGGTGCTCCTGCTGCCCGTCGGACCAACAACGCTGTGGTGAGGAGGAACACGATCAGCAAGCACAAACGCAGAGCAAGTTCGGGGAACGCCGCACTCAGAATGATGACGATCCCCAATCCGCTTACCAGCAGCATCCCCGGTTTCGCCTGTATTCGGCTATACCAGCGCTGTACTGCCGCGCCAATGATGACCGGTACTACGATGATGAGTGGTAGGCCGTAGATGAGGAAATAGTCGAATGGTAGGGTACCGCCAGCCGTGACGAATCCAAGGCCACGTACCATCGGCCAGTAACGATCGAAAAATGGCGTAAAGAGGAGTAATGATCCGACCCCCAGACCTATCGCGTGCACAACGGCAAGGGCGAGTGGTTGCCAACGCCAACCGTGGCGACGAACAGCGCCAGCAATGAGCGCCAATCCACTGAGCAGCCCGTATGTTGGAAAGTCCCACGAGTTGGTAACCGCCAACGTTCCCAATGTTAATGCACTGAGTGCCCAAAGTGCCTTGCTAGGGCGACGTATCAACTGCCAGCCACAGGCAATCGCCAGCAGTGATAACGGTAAGGCAATCAGATGTGGATGCAGGTCGGCATAAAGAAAACTAAACAGCGGAAACTCGTTGATCGTGTTTGGAATCACCCGGCTCGGCCCAACAAACCAGTCACTTAGTAATGTTATGTCTCCGTTTAACAGCAGGCGCAGTCCGTTTACTCCCTGCGACCAACCGGCAGGAATCAGGCTGGTGAGATTGCCAACTAGCCCGATCAGGGCCAGCGCAACGATGCCGTATCGCCGACGTTCGCCGAGCCGTGTCCCTAATTCGTAAGCGCCGGCCAGCAGCATACCATACAGGGTTGCCAGCGCCAGATTGAACCCTATTGCTGAATCGAGGCCGAGCAGTTTTATCGGCAATGACATCAGATAGAGACCATAGTAGTAGTAGTTGATGTAGCCGTTGCTATAGAACGGATCGTAGGGCGGCATCGCCGGACTGCGCAAGATAGCATTCAGAAAGCCTTGCTCCATCGGTTTTTCGCCGCCCCAAATCGGATGCCATAGATCGGGGTTGAGCGACCGTATGCCAACCATCAGTGCAAAGCTGACCATGAAGATCAGTTCACCAGGGATAATCGCCCGCATGGATGTCCAATCGGGCCGTACCCCACGCCACCAGAGCACGACACTTACCAACCCAATGATTGCCAGCCCACCTGCAACACCGACGTTGTCGTATCGCCATACGCCAAGACTGGTCGGTAGCCAAATGGCGTAACCGAGCATGATCAGCCCGATCGGACGCGCCCATGCCAGGCCGTGATGACCCAGGGCGGCGTATGCCGGTAAGATACCCAAGCCAGCAATGATATACCAGACCCCCAGCCAGGCAATAATTGCCAGCCACTGCTGCTCGCTTAGCACGGTATTCCATCCCAAGCGACCAACTGCGGGAAGTTGTTGAACGGGTTGCATCAATTCCAGGGCTGGCGTTGTGCGCACGGTCGGCGGTCTGATCGGGAGATCGTTGGTGAGCATCTGAGGTTGACCAGGTGTGAGTACTCGGTACAAGACGCTCTGGCCTGCCTGAAAGACGCGCTCGAGCGCACCACGCTCTATCAGGGTATTAAACTTCGCCAATCCCTCAGCACTGTAGAGCTGCCGTTCGACACCACCAACGTAGACGTATTCGACACCATATCGGCGCAGCGCTGCCAGCGCGACATCTGGATCAGGCGTATTGTAGATGGTCGCAATGATCTGTTGGCGATAATTGATCACCGGTGTTGCATTCACCGCACTTCGCTGCTGAATCTGATGCCATTCCCAACCGAGCAGTGTAGGCAGGCCGGTGAAGGTAGCGATACGTCCTGCCCACTGGTACGACGGTTGGTGAGCTTCGAGGATTATCGGTGTGCCGTGCGCATTGCGCCGTAACCAGTCAATGACGGCGGCATCTTCATCGAGCGAATACGCAGGGCCATGTTGCACTGCGTTGATGCTGCTCAGAAACGCTGCGCCATCCAGGGTACGTGGCGCGTCCGGATTCCAGCGATCGGCAATTCTTGCCGGTGTTGCGGTCAACGGGTATACCAGACCGGCAGCCAGAACCAACCCACCGATTGCTCGTAACAGCCAGCACCAGTGTGGTGCCAAGAGCCGGGTCGCTGCCCATCCCCACGGTATTGTGGCAGCCGCAGCCAGCGCCAGCAACATCCACGAGTGGATGCCGAATTTGAAGACGGTGTTCATGCGGCCAACATCACCGCGCACGACCACCACCTCAACCATCGCCCACAAGCCGATCCCTGCTAACGTCCAGAGTACCGGTACCACAAATCTGATGGCCTGATTTCGGATGCGCCACAGGACCCAGGCAGTTACCACCAGCATAACCAGGAGCGGTAGCACTGCCACTAAATTGAGTATTAGCGCTAATACCCAGAACGCCAGTGACCCAATCACTATCAAGAGTGTTTCACGCCGACGCCACGCCCACAATCCGATTCCCAAGAGCCAGATAATTACCCAGTGACCGCCAATGGTAAACAGTTGACCGGCAGTCGTGCGTTCGGCGTTGATAATGGTCTCGAGCAGAGAGAAGCCAGGCCCTTGCCAGAATGCAATCCCGCTCGACTCGGTGACGAAGTTGGCAATGAATGGAGCAAAGAGCAGATTACCGATCAGTGCCGGTGCAATACCGACGGCGATTGCAGCCAGACCTGTTGCAGGCCAGCCCCATCCTGCTCGTCGCCAATGCCGTCCACTTACCAGAGCCAGCATAATCCCGGCCAAGCCGACAAAGGTGGGGTAATCCCAGGTATTGGTTGCCCGAATGGCGCCTGCAACCAGTCCTAACCAGCCGATGATCCACCAGTGACGTACCGTTCCCTGCCGCATCCACGCCAGTGCCAAACCTAATGAAGCGAGACTGAGCGGCATCACGAGCATATGGGCATGGAGATCGGCAAACAAGAAGGTGAAAAAGGGGAATTCGTTAATCGTTCCTGGCACAATTCGGGTGGCATCCCAGAACGCCCACTCGTAGCGGCCCTTACCCATCTGCTCGGCTGCGTAGCCGCTCAAAAACCAGCCAGCCTGAGCCAGGTTCCCGATCAGCAACATTAATGCTGGCGCTATTCCGCCCGCGATCAACGCTGCATAGTTCCGTCGGGATTGAGGGGTACGAGGTGCTATCAGGTTATACACAACACCAAAGGCGCCCAACGCGGTTAGCGCGAAGATGGTCGCAACCCCCAGATTGTATCCGACCGCCGGCGCAACCCCGCTGAGGTGAATGAGCGCGCCAACCAGCACAAATCCGAAATAGTAGTAATTGATGTAGCCACCAGCATGCCACGGATCGAGTGGAGGGAAAGCTGCACTGCGTAAGACCGCATTCAGATAGGCGAAATCCATTGGTTTCTCGCCGCCACGTGCCGGATGCCAGAGATCTGGATTCAACCAGCGTAACGTGATACCGAGCAGCAAAAAGCCCAAAAAGATAATTTCTGCTGTGAACAGAACCGGCCAGCGTTCTTGCCAGATGCGGCGCAGAATCGCTCGTTCGCGCCAGCCGGATACCCCGCCGAGCGCCAGTACGATCAGCCCAATTGACCAGAGGGTTGTTGGACTAAACGGTACCAGGCGCAAGCTACCCCCTAGCCACGCCAGATACGCTACCAGCAATAATCCCAGGATTTTTGCCAGACTGAAACCACTATCGGGAAGGTGGCGTAACCGTGGCCCAATCACCGCAAAGACGGCTAGGGCCAGTGCTTCGAGCCAGAACATCCACCATAGTGCGGTAAACGGCGCTCTTCCTAGCCATGACCACCAGTCTCCACTCTTCGTATAACGCGGCCAGATGCTCTCGGTTAGGCGCAGTGCGGTTAGATTCCGGTCGGCAATTAACAACGGCGATTTGTACACTTCCCCCCATTCCACATGCTCGGTAATCAGTCGCTCAGCCCGTTCGCGACTATACAGCGGTGTCTTACGGAAGATCAACACACGCGGATGGTCATAGACGCTAAACGCCTCTTCCGCCATCCAATCAGGGATGCGAATGCCGAGTATCGTTGGATATGAGGTAATCTCCGCGACTAACTCAAAACCGAGTTCACCGTTGAAAAGATAATGATAGTAGCGCATTAACGCCGGATAACGCATACGCAGCCGTGAGGTGCTGTCGTAGACCCGATTGCTGGTCAGCGTAATGTAATCAGCCTGATCGAGCTGATCGAGCAGCCCAGGTTCATCCCCACGACCAAAGTATTTAACCGGTTCATCTTCGGCATACGGTGATGACTCAATACCGAAGAAGGTAACGTTCCAGGCTGCGGTTCTCGTTGCCTGCAACGGCAACGGATCATCCCAGCGCTCATACATGACCGAGCTACCGGCAGGCGCGTGCTCGGCTAGCCAGCGTGCTGCCTGTACCCGAGAATGAGGAACGGTATAGATACGCGAGAAGGCATATGCCCATAATGCCGTTGCTACCAATACTACAGGGAACGCATACCTGGCCGACCAGAACAGGATACGTGTCGCTATCAAGCCAATGCGCTGTAGCCGGTTGGCGATCCTGGTATGCGGCGGTGTACATAGTCGCCACCGCGCCCAGCGCGCCAACACGACCAGCACCCAGGAGGCCAGGATCGTGAGTGCACCGTAGATTGGCAACAAATACCGCATCGTGATCGCGAACTGATTGCCTTGCCACCCGAAATAGAAAGCCACCCAACACCACAACACCCATGCCGGATGCCACGAACGTCCGATCAACGGTGCAGGATGCACTGCCCATTGCCAGCCACGCCGAACGTACCGACCGGCAAAAAGTAACCAACCGCCCCAGGCAGCCAGACCAAGGAACGGCCCCATCCCCCACAAGACCATATTGATCCACGGGAAGAAGTATGCCGGTCGACCAACCCACTGCTGCCCAGGGGGAAAGTCGTATTCACCGGTAACCAGCGCCCGCACTGTTGTCAGATTCTCGCGAAACCTGGGATCGAGTCGAATATCAAAGAATCCGGCCCCGTGCAAGAATGATGGTCCATCAATGAGTGGTGAGTCAGGCCGTGAGCCAATGAACGCATCAGGGGCCAGTGCCCGAAATGCCACTAACGAGATACTACCGGCCAAGATGAGCAACCAGATTTCACGTTGCAACCAGCGATTGACAAGCTCGCTCCAGCTACGTCCGCGCAAGGCTCGTTGTGCGGCAATAATGGTTGCCACAATTGCCAACCCACCAAGAGTCGCCATCGTAATGCGGTTGGCTGTAGCCGCGCCAATGCTGAGACCGAGGGCTAGATACGAGCCGATACCGCCTCCTTGTGCAACTCGCACCGTCCAGTACAGCCCCAATAGACAAAAAAAGGTTGAGAAGGCGGGGTCAACAAAGAAATGACTTTGCTGAATGTGCATTACCGTAAGTGCAGTCAGCAGTGCCGCTAGGAGCGCAATCTTGCGGTTGAATAAACGTCGCCCAATCAGATAGACGATTAGGATGCTCCCAACATCAAACCCTGCTGCCAACGCTCGCCCAACATTGACAATCTGACCATAGCTGGTGAGGTCAACTCTGTCCGGATTCAACCACCAGATAAGAGGGATCAAACGTGGCCAGTTTCGTTCGGGATTATTCACCAGTGGCCCATAATCAGTGCGTTTTTCGGTTGGTACTGTCGGATTCGCCCCTACTCGCGGTGGCCCGGCGATGGTCGGCACTTGGGCTGGCAATACTTCAGCCGGAGTCAGCATTACTGCCACAACCCGCGTGAGCATAATGGGCAATGGCCCATAGACATATAGCGGAAACTGCTCATAGTTACGCGGATTAAGCGGTGAGCGGCTGGAGTCGTAGAATTCACCGATGGCGCCTGGTAGACGAACCGTTGAGGCAACGTAGGTAAAAAAACGCTCATCGGGATGTTGACCGGTTCGCGAATCCCAGTCGAAGAGGTTGAGAGTCCGAAAATAGATTCCCAGTAGTAAAATGGCCGTCAGCCCAAGGCGGACGACCCATGCCCGATAACGGGTGATAGCCTGTCGCACAGTAGTTCTCACGAAATGTCCATGCATCTTGTCTGATATATGGATCGCATAGATAACAATAGCGTACACGCTGGCATTATACACCGCCATCGATAAGCTGTGCTACAAGTGACCCTATTGCCTGCAATGCGACTCCGTGCATCCGCCGTCCGCCCGGATAGATGAGCAGATTCGGTCCTAGCGCACAGCGATCCTGACAGCCGCCTGCGATACACTCGATCCGTTCCAACAAATTAGCCTGGCGGAGTTCTTGTTCGAGCGTTGACAGGATGTCGGCTGATCCCCGACGACGGCAATGGGGGCCAAGACAGATGTAAATACGAATCATTGTTAAGTACTCAGCAGGAAAATCGAACATCAGTGTACAGAATTGTATCAAGAATTCGCTTAAGTATAACCTGAACCATCTACCTGGGAGCGCGGGCCTCCGGCCCGAATCTTGCGGTGTGTAGCCAGAACACAGCGTGAGGTGGGGCAGCTTGCCTGGGAGCATAGGCCTCCGGCCCGTCTCTTGCCAGCTTGCCTAGGGCGCGGGCCTCCGACCCGCCTCTTGCCAGCTTGCCTGGGAGCACAGGCCTCCGGCCCGTCTCTTGCCAGCTTGCCTGGGAGGGCGGGCCTCCGGCCCGCCTCTTGCCAGCTTGCCTGGGGCACGGGCCTCCGGCCCGCCTCTTGCCAGCTTGCCTGGGGCACGGGCCTCTGGTCGGCATCTTGCCAGCGTGCCTGGGAGCACAGGCCTCCGGCCCGTCTCTTGCCAGCTTGTCTGGGAGCGCGGGCCTCCGGCCCGCCTCTTGCCAGCTTGCCTGGGAGGGTGGGCCTCCGACCCACCTCTTGGCAGCTTGCCTGGGGCACGGGCCTCTGGTCGGCATCTTGCCAGCGTGCCTGGGAGCACAGGCCTCCGACCCGTCTCTTGCCAGCGTGCCCGGGAGCGCGGGCCTCCGGCCCGCCTCTTGCTGGTCGGAAACTCTTGTGTGGCGCCTCATCACGCTAGCGGATGCAGGTTCCAAATCTGCACCCCTGCTTACACCTTTTTCTCTCCGAACTCACAACAAAATGGGAGGGCAGGTTTCCCTCCCTCCTAGGCAATGAAACAAACAGAGTTAGACGGCTACACCCGGAAGCGTTCCAGATAAGCCTGGGTATTAAACGGCTTTGGAGTTGGACGAGGCAGTGGCTCAAGCGGTGGCCGACGATAAAAAATACCAAGCGGTAGTCGTTCACGCTCAACCGCATAGTGCATCGCTGCATCAATATCTGATGGATCGTGATCTTCAGGCAGATTGTACACCAGCTCCTTATACAATTTATACGTATCGTAAAAAGTTACGCATGGGCTTAACACATGGATAAAGGAAAAACCGCGATGCTCAAGCCCGGCTTTAATCAGTTCTGCCAACTGCTTCGGCTGACTCGAAAAACCACGGGCAACAAACGAAGCCCCGCTCGACAATACAATCGCTAGTGGGTGAAGAGGCTGGGCTGATTGACCGTAAGGCGTGCTCTTGGTCACATGTCCGCGTGGTGAGGTCGGAGACGTCTGCCCTTTCGTCAGGCCATAAATTGCGTTATCCATCACCACAACGGTAATATCTAGATCACGCCGTGCAGCGTGTGGTAAATGCCCCAGCCCGATACTGAAGAAATCGCCATCACCACCCACTGCCATCACGGTCAAATCGGGGCGGGCAATTTTCAGCCCGATTGCTGCCGGTAATGCACGACCGTGTACCGTATGCAATCCGTATGCCTGCAAAAAGCCGGGTAGTCGTGAACTACAACCGATACCGGAGACCACAGCCAGATCCTTCGGATTAATTTGCGTCGCGGCCAACGCCTGCTGAATGGCGGCCAAAACGCCGAAATCACCACAACCTGGACACCAGATCGGTTTCAGATCGCTGCGGTAATCGGACGGTTTGTAAACAACGGGCGGCGTGGTAATTGGTACAGCAGTCATGATTGTCTCCATATCCTAAGCTACGTGTAAAGCATATCGTCATCAAGACAAGACCGGTTCAGCAAGACCGTTCAGAGCGTGAATCTGACGTAGAATCTCCAATCGCGAGAACGGCATGCCGGTATACTTGGTCATTGACAGCACTTTAATCCCTAGTTCAGCTTGGAGTAATCTGGCGAATTGCCCCTGGAAATTCACTTCCGGTACTAGCACAACCTCGACCTGTTCAAGAAATTCTTTAATCGCATCAATTGGTAGTGGCGCCAGCATCTGAACTTGCAACATTGCTACCGGCACATCTTCCTGACCGGCCAGATAGACTGCACCGCGGCAGGGGCCAGCAGTAGTTCCCCAGCAAATAATTCCTACTTTGGCCCGCTCTGCGCCAAAGCGGCGAACGTACTCGCGCGAATGTTGCAAGGGGGCCAGCTTGCCCCAGCGCTTCTCGGTCATTACTGCATGGTTCTTCGGTGTGTAATCGGGGTTGCCGTACTCATTATGTTCAAGGCCGGTTGCGGTGTATTGCGCATACGCTACACCCGGCGCAACCATCGGCGAAATCAAATTTGCGGTTATCTCATAACGTCGATACTGTTTGGGCGCCAGTGCACCATTTGGTCGCAAGCGATCAACGCGCGGATACTTGCTCAGATCAAACGGTTCAACTGTCTCGGTGCGAAACGAGAGCGAATAATCACTGAGCAAGATAACCGGCGTCTGGTATTGCTC comes from Chloroflexus sp. Y-396-1 and encodes:
- a CDS encoding DUF2298 domain-containing protein, whose amino-acid sequence is MRTTVRQAITRYRAWVVRLGLTAILLLGIYFRTLNLFDWDSRTGQHPDERFFTYVASTVRLPGAIGEFYDSSRSPLNPRNYEQFPLYVYGPLPIMLTRVVAVMLTPAEVLPAQVPTIAGPPRVGANPTVPTEKRTDYGPLVNNPERNWPRLIPLIWWLNPDRVDLTSYGQIVNVGRALAAGFDVGSILIVYLIGRRLFNRKIALLAALLTALTVMHIQQSHFFVDPAFSTFFCLLGLYWTVRVAQGGGIGSYLALGLSIGAATANRITMATLGGLAIVATIIAAQRALRGRSWSELVNRWLQREIWLLILAGSISLVAFRALAPDAFIGSRPDSPLIDGPSFLHGAGFFDIRLDPRFRENLTTVRALVTGEYDFPPGQQWVGRPAYFFPWINMVLWGMGPFLGLAAWGGWLLFAGRYVRRGWQWAVHPAPLIGRSWHPAWVLWCWVAFYFGWQGNQFAITMRYLLPIYGALTILASWVLVVLARWARWRLCTPPHTRIANRLQRIGLIATRILFWSARYAFPVVLVATALWAYAFSRIYTVPHSRVQAARWLAEHAPAGSSVMYERWDDPLPLQATRTAAWNVTFFGIESSPYAEDEPVKYFGRGDEPGLLDQLDQADYITLTSNRVYDSTSRLRMRYPALMRYYHYLFNGELGFELVAEITSYPTILGIRIPDWMAEEAFSVYDHPRVLIFRKTPLYSRERAERLITEHVEWGEVYKSPLLIADRNLTALRLTESIWPRYTKSGDWWSWLGRAPFTALWWMFWLEALALAVFAVIGPRLRHLPDSGFSLAKILGLLLVAYLAWLGGSLRLVPFSPTTLWSIGLIVLALGGVSGWRERAILRRIWQERWPVLFTAEIIFLGFLLLGITLRWLNPDLWHPARGGEKPMDFAYLNAVLRSAAFPPLDPWHAGGYINYYYFGFVLVGALIHLSGVAPAVGYNLGVATIFALTALGAFGVVYNLIAPRTPQSRRNYAALIAGGIAPALMLLIGNLAQAGWFLSGYAAEQMGKGRYEWAFWDATRIVPGTINEFPFFTFLFADLHAHMLVMPLSLASLGLALAWMRQGTVRHWWIIGWLGLVAGAIRATNTWDYPTFVGLAGIMLALVSGRHWRRAGWGWPATGLAAIAVGIAPALIGNLLFAPFIANFVTESSGIAFWQGPGFSLLETIINAERTTAGQLFTIGGHWVIIWLLGIGLWAWRRRETLLIVIGSLAFWVLALILNLVAVLPLLVMLVVTAWVLWRIRNQAIRFVVPVLWTLAGIGLWAMVEVVVVRGDVGRMNTVFKFGIHSWMLLALAAAATIPWGWAATRLLAPHWCWLLRAIGGLVLAAGLVYPLTATPARIADRWNPDAPRTLDGAAFLSSINAVQHGPAYSLDEDAAVIDWLRRNAHGTPIILEAHQPSYQWAGRIATFTGLPTLLGWEWHQIQQRSAVNATPVINYRQQIIATIYNTPDPDVALAALRRYGVEYVYVGGVERQLYSAEGLAKFNTLIERGALERVFQAGQSVLYRVLTPGQPQMLTNDLPIRPPTVRTTPALELMQPVQQLPAVGRLGWNTVLSEQQWLAIIAWLGVWYIIAGLGILPAYAALGHHGLAWARPIGLIMLGYAIWLPTSLGVWRYDNVGVAGGLAIIGLVSVVLWWRGVRPDWTSMRAIIPGELIFMVSFALMVGIRSLNPDLWHPIWGGEKPMEQGFLNAILRSPAMPPYDPFYSNGYINYYYYGLYLMSLPIKLLGLDSAIGFNLALATLYGMLLAGAYELGTRLGERRRYGIVALALIGLVGNLTSLIPAGWSQGVNGLRLLLNGDITLLSDWFVGPSRVIPNTINEFPLFSFLYADLHPHLIALPLSLLAIACGWQLIRRPSKALWALSALTLGTLAVTNSWDFPTYGLLSGLALIAGAVRRHGWRWQPLALAVVHAIGLGVGSLLLFTPFFDRYWPMVRGLGFVTAGGTLPFDYFLIYGLPLIIVVPVIIGAAVQRWYSRIQAKPGMLLVSGLGIVIILSAAFPELALRLCLLIVFLLTTALLVRRAAGAPAWYALFLAWMAWAVSLGIETVYIRDHLDGSEWYRMNTVFKFGLHIWVLLGLAAAGLLPRLLRHLMVRHGTGVMAAGIAVIAIPALIAGSYLPVAIPSRIATRFAVDTGPTLDGMAFMEQATFTYDCNAFGGCEPNTTAVQIDLRGDAAAIRWLQQQIDGTPVVLQSSLWFYRAYGIRVAAATGLPTVISALHADEQRDPIITGRRVRDVETFFTTTNPEVALRILARYDVDYVYIGGVERAFYPTGLAKFAMLRDRYLRPVYEHDGVTIYAVPPLPDSYRFLSAETPPVAPPPPPPPNEPVIDLSELEAAVAAQPTNAPLAFGLADAYRRQGRLAEAAQILATAAAANPNDVGLHHLWGDILADAGRYEEAEQAYLAAIKASPTAGNYNKLATALLDWGWLDKAEIALGQAMSADPNVPDPYFQLARLFLARNQPRLAQDALQRYLQLAPDGRFAAEARQMLAQLNGGQP
- a CDS encoding ferredoxin; translation: MIRIYICLGPHCRRRGSADILSTLEQELRQANLLERIECIAGGCQDRCALGPNLLIYPGGRRMHGVALQAIGSLVAQLIDGGV